The nucleotide sequence TACGAACTCGGAAAATATAAGAACAATACCTACAAAGAGGATATCTATCGGGCCTTAGCGATGAGCTTAAGGGATATACTTATCAGCAGGTGGAATGAAATTCAGGAACAATATAGGAGTAAGAAGGTTCGAAAAGTATATTATCTTTCGATTGAATATCTACTCGGAACGTTACTGAGAACCAATCTTGCAAGTCTCCAGATGAAAAATACCGCTGAAAAAGCTTTGCAGAGTCTCGGATATGAACTTTCGGAAGTCGCTGAAAACGAACCTGATGCAGCCTTGGGGAATGGCGGTTTGGGAAGATTGGCCGCTTGCTTTTTGGATTCGCTTGCAACGTTGAATTTTCCCGCTCAAGCGGCAGGTATTCGTTACGAATACGGGATTTTTAGACAAGAGATCCGAAACGGATTCCAGAGAGAGTATCCGGAGAACTGGTTGAACCAGGATAATCCTTGGGAGATTGCAAGAATGGATCTTGTATATCCCGTTCAGTTTTACGGGCAGATCAAGACGGATATCGATCATAAAGGTTGTTCGTTTTGTATTTGGGATCCTAAGGAAGTCGTACTTGCTGAAGCGTATGATGTTTTCATTCCGGGATTTAAGACGAATTCAGTCATCAATCTTAGGCTTTGGAAGGCAAAGTCTAGTAGGGAATTTAACCTAGACTATTTTAATCACGGGGATTATTTGAGAGCCATCGAAGACAAACAAAAGTCTGAGAATATCTCTAAGGTCCTTTATCCCAACGATAGCATAGAACAAGGGAGAGAATTGAGATTAAAGCAGGAATATTTTTTGGTAAGCGCGACTCTACAGGACGCCTTAGCACAATTTATTTCGGAAGAGGGGATCAAATGGGAGAATCTTCCTCGTAGGCTCATCTTTCATCTGAATGATACTCATCCTACCTTAGCGATCCCTGAATTTATGCGTTTGTTAATCGACGGGTATTCCATGCCTTGGGACCAAGCATGGGATTATACGACTCAATGTTTTGCATATACGAATCATACCATCATGCCGGAAGCATTGGAAAGTTGGACGGTGGATTTGATGGAAAATGTGTTACCTAGACATCTTCAGCTTATATACGAGATCAATTTCAATTTTCTGCAAGAACTTAGAAGGAAGAACGTTTCCGAAGATATTGTACGTAAGGTTTCCATTATAGAGGAAGGAAACCCGAAAAGGATCCGAATGTCCCATTTAGCGGTGGTAGCTTCTAAAAGTGTTAACGGGGTAGCAAAATTGCACACCGAAATCCTGAAGACCAATATATTTCCAGAATTCTATTCGTTGTTTCCGGAAAAATTTCATAATATAACTAACGGAGTCGCACATAGACGTTGGCTCCTTACTGCAAATCCTAAACTTTCGGATCTAATAACGGATAATATCGGAGATGGTTGGCAAAAGGATCTTTCTAATATATCGGAATTGGAAAAGTATTCGGGAGATAAGGAATTTAGACAGGAATGGGCTAAGATCAAAAAGGAAAATAAGGAATTTCTATCTAATTTTACTCTGAACACTTTAGGATTAAGGATCGATCCGAATTCCATATTCGATGTCCAGATAAAAAGAATACATGAATATAAACGGCAACTTTTGAATGTTTTGCGTATCGTGTACGACTATCAAAGGATCAAGGAAAATCCTTCCGGCCTTTACGCTCCTAGAACGGTCTTCTTTTCGGGAAAAGCCGCCCCGGGATATCGTAAAGCAAAGTTGATCGTCAAATTGATCCATTCTGTCGGAAATGTCGTGAATTCGGATCCGCAAGTGAATCGGCTTCTTAAAGTCGTATTTCTTCCAAATTTTAATGTGGGTCTGGCTGAGAAAATTATTCCAGCCGCAGATTTGTCCGAACAGATCTCTTGTCCGGGAACCGAAGCTTCCGGAACCGGAAACATGAAGTTCATGTTAAACGGAGCGCTTACCGTGTGTACATTAGATGGAGCTAATTTGGAAATTTTGGAAACTGTGAAGGATGAAAATATCTATGTATTCGGACATACTGTAGATGAGCTGAAAGAACTCAAGAATTCCGGCTACGATCCACTCATGATCTATAATACTGATCCTGCGATCATGAACGTTTTGAACGCAGTTCGAAAAGGTTTCTTTCTGAAGGAAGCTAAAGACCTTTTTAAGGATTTGGTGGACGAACTTCTGTTACGAGGAGATGCGTATTATTTACTCGCGGATTTCCACTCTTACATAAACGTCCAAGATAGAATTTCAAAGGATTATTTACATTCCGAAGATTGGACAAGACGAACGATCATAAATGCGGCAAGGGCCGGAAATTTTTCCTCCGACAGAACGGTCTTGGAATATGTTCAAAAGATCTGGAAGTTGAAAAAGTATATTCCTTCCGACTGAGGAATTTTTGAGGATAAAAAGAATAAATTCTATATACCCCATAGGGTATTATTACTTTTGAGTAGTCTAATCAGTAAGGCCCTGGAACCGGGGATAAATGGAGACAGATTTATGAAATATATCGTTGAGTCGGCCAAGAGTGTGGAGCAAGCTTCTTTGGATTTGCAGAAGAACGTAGCCGAGGCGAAATATGGAGTGTTACATGTTCACGACCTCAAGGAAACTATGAAAAAGAAAGGGGTCGAATTTCCGGAAGAATGCCGAATTTTCGAAGTTTGCAACCCGCTCCGTGCGAGTAAAGTGCTAAGCGAGGATATGGAGATGAATTTCGCGCTACCTTGCCGGATCTCCGTTTACACTGATCATGGGAAAACTAAGATTGGAATGATCAGACCCGAACCCCTTTTGCGGACTTTGTCCGACTCGAAAGTTTTGGCACAAGAGGCAAGAGAGGTCGAATCGGATTTGATTCGAATTATCCAATCTAGTAAGTAAACTTTTAGTTAGATCTTAAATCCGAAAATAGACATCCCTTAAGGAGTTATTGTTCGAGCAAACATCCTAAGAATATAAACAATTCTTGCCAATTCGCTTATCATTTCCTGAAATAAGAAATTCGATGCCTAAAACGAGTTTCGATATTCTTTGGATCATTCTTTCTTCCGGATTGGTATTTTTTATGCAGGCCGGATTTTTGTGTTTAGAATCCGGCCTAACCCGAACCAAAAACTCGATCAATGTAGCGATTAAGAATATTACGGATTTCGGAATCGCTACTCTCGTTTTCTACTCGATAGGATTCGGACTGATGTTCGGCACAACCTATTTCGGTTGGATTGGAAAGGATACTTTCTTCCCTGATTTTTCAAATACGAGTCCGGAAACTTCCGTTTTCTTTTTATTCCAACTCATGTTCTGCGGAACTGCAGCTACAATCGTTTCCGGAGCCGTTGCCGAAAGAATGAAGTTCGGCGCGTATATCATCGTCACTACTATTATTTCTTCTTTGATCTATCCGATCTTTGGTCATTGGGTCTGGGGAAGAGATCTACAAAATTGGAATCAATTTACCGGTTGGCTTTCTCAACTAGGCTTTATGGACTTCGCAGGTTCCACTGCAGTACATAGTGTAGGGGGATGGGTCGGACTTTCAGCGATGATGCTCATTGGCAATCGCACCGGAAAATATGGCAAGGATGGATCAGTTCGTAAGATCACAGGGCATAATCTTCCGCTCGCGATGTTAGGAACATTGATCCTTTGGTTTGGTTGGATCGGATTTAATGGGGGAAGCACTCTTGCCTTTTCTTCCGAGGTTCCAAAAATTATCGTAAATACTATGTTTGCAGCTTCCGGAGGAATGGCTTCCGGTTTGATCTATGGATGGCTGCGTTTGAAATATGCAGAAGCCACTCTTCCTTTAAACGGGACCTTGGCAGGGCTTGTCGCAATCACTGCTCCTTGTAATGCGGTCAATTCTATGGAATCACTTTTTATAGGATTAGTTGCAGGGATCTTAATGTTCGAAGCGGGAGCAATATTAGATAAGCTTAAATTAGACGATGCAGTTGGTGCCGTTCCAGTACATCTTGTCTCCGGGATCTGGGGTACGTTGGCAGTTGGATTTTTCGGAGATCTTTCCGTTTTAGGAACAGGTTTGGATAGGACTACTCAGATCCTGGTACAGTTGTTAGGTGTGATTTCTTGTGCGATCCTTTCTTTTGGAGTAAGTTATCCGCTTTTGTTTATGATCCATCGGTTTTATAGTCTGAGAGTCTCTCCCCAAAACGAATACCAAGGTTTGAATTATACGGAACATAGGGCTACTACCGAATTAATCGATTTGTTTATGGAAATGGAATATCAAAAACAGACGGGAGATCTAAGCCAAGATCTTTCCATAGAACCGTTTACGGAAGTGGGGCAGATCGCAGAAAGATATAATTTGGTATTGGATAAAATTAGGACTAATATTAAAGAAAAAGAGACCTTAGCTGTTGAGTTGGAACATAATCTAAGTTTATTACAAAGTGATCTATCCACTGCACGTAAAATTCAATCAGGTATCATTTCTCAAGAGGACAAACTTACGGGAGAATTGGAGATTACCGTGAGATATCTTCCTTTGACGGAAGTTGGAGGGGATTTTTTCGATATTATGGAACTTCGTCCGGGACTCACTCGCGTATTCCTTGCTGATGCAACTGGCCATGGGGTGCAAGCAGCACTCTTGACTATGGCCATTAAAGCAATTTATGAATCCTTAAAACGCGGGATTTATAGCGTAACTGAAATTCTGTATCATTTAAACAATGAGTTCTTACATACTTTTAAAAATTTGAATCAGTTCTTCACTTGTATCGTTGTAGACATCGATACGAATCTAAACTTGATCCGATATTCTTCCGCCGGACATGTGCCCCAATATTTGATCCAGGGTCAAGAGGTCCATTCTTTGGAAAAAACCGGAAGGATCATGGGTGTAATCCCGAACACTAGATACACCTCGAATGAGATGGAATTTGCCCAAGATTCTAAACTGATTCTCTTTACCGACGGTCTTTTCGAACAATGGAATTCTCATAAGGAGGAATTCGGAGAAGGTAGGGTGGAGGAGATCGTGGGGAATTTGAAAGGAATTCCTATGGGACAAGGGATCGATCAAATTTTAAATAAGTTAGACGAATTCTTGGCAGGAGCCCCTAAGCAGGATGACATTTCCGTTTTAGGGATCAGTAGGAAAACTAAAAAATAGGATTTTGGTCCCAATTTATAAACTTGTTAAAAATCCGTAAGTTGATACTTTGAAAATTCTCAAGATACTATGTTCTATCTGATCGTTAAATACGCAGTGACTTCAGCTTTAGTGGTTTTGATTTCGGAGATCGCTCGAAGAAACGATCGTTTAGGGGCTTTAGTTGCTTCTCTTCCTTTGGTGACCATATTAACTTTGCTTTGGTTGCAGTTTGAAAAAACGGATCCGGAAAAAATCTCCAATCATGCATATTATACTTTTTGGTTTGTGATCCCTACCTTGCCGATGTTCTTGGTTTTTCCTAAATTATATTCCACATTCGGCTTTTGGTCCGCTCTCGGATCTTGTATGCTCTTAACTTTTGTACTTTTTATTTCCTTCAATTATATTCTCGAAAAATACGGGATCAAACTTATATAATATCCATTCTAATAAGGCTGATACGGCGGACTATAATATTCCTGAAATTCCTACTTGCTCGTGATTAAACGAATATAGTATCAGTTTTGCCCAACAAAAAGAGAAAAGAATCATGCCCACTAAAAAAACAAACCGACCCAATCCTGGAAATTCATTAGCAATCGGTAGGTCCGCGGAAATTTTGGAATATGGACCAAGCAAGATCCTGAAATTATTTTTTAAGGATACCCCTTCCTCCGAAATAGATACGGAATATTCTAATTCCGTAATCGCTTTTTCCACGGGTGCCACTTCCATGAAATGTCATGAGAAGGTCAAGATCGGAGACAGAAAAGGACTAGTCTTCGACAGATTGGAGGGAATTTCTCTCACCAAACTTCCGGACAAAAAACCTCTGACTTTTTTCAGTCTTTCTAAAACACTCGCAGACCTTCATCTGGATTTGCATAATAAAAAAACCAAAAAAATGAAGGATATCAGATCGGAAGCGATTAAAACTCTCTCAAGAGAACCGATTTCTTTTTTAAGTAAGGAAGAGAAGAAGGTCGCAAAACAATTATTAGGGTCTTTGCCGGAAGGTTCTTCCATTTTACATCTGGATTTTCATCCCGAAAATGTGGTCGTAACAAAGGATTCCTTTGTGATCATAGATTGGATGACCGCTTTAAGAGGAGATCCTGCAGCGGATGTTGCTTCTACCGTTTTTCTGTTCCAAGACGCGGAACTTTGGCCTGGGACTCCTTTCTTAAAGATCCTATTCTATACTGTGGTCCGAAAGTTCATCTTAAAAGGGTATTTGAAAAGATATCTTTCCGTCTCCGGAATGGATTGGAAAGATATAGAAAGATGGAGACTTCCTATATTAATTTTTCGTTTAGGACTTTGGAATATAGAAAGTGAAAGACCTGCTCTTCAAAAAGAGATCAGAGAGATCCTCACTTCTTCTAAGGCAGGTAAATGAAGCCTCAGAAATTGGAACGTTTTATCGAAAAACTAGGCGAAGAGGCTCGTTTTGACGTATTGATCATAGGGGGTGGGATCACAGGTTCTGCCTTAGCCTACGAAGTTGCAAGTAGGGGACTTTCCGTCGCCCTGGTCGAAAAAGAAGATTTCGGCGGAGCAACATCATCTGCCACAGGAAAGTTGATCCACGGCGGCTTAAGATACTTAAAACGTTTTGATCTGTCCTTAGTCAGAGAAGCGCTCAAGGAAAGAAGGATCTTATCCAATATTGCTCCGAACCTGGTCTATCCTTATCCTATGATCCTGCCGGATCCCGGCCTTCTGGAAAGAGTCGGTCTATTCGTATACGATCTACTTTCTTTCGATCGAAATTGGACTTGGGACAGATCCAAAAAGATCCCCGCGCATAAAATCCTTTCTAAAAAAGAGATCCGAAGTCGCGGCTTGGCGATGGACTCTGCGATCTATTTTTACGATTGTATTATGCCAAGTCCCGAAAGATTGACACTTGCATTTCTAAAATCAGCAGTACAAGAAGGTGCCTCCGTTTCCAATTATACAAAAGCGGAAGAATTGATCTTCGAAGGGAATCGGGTTATAGGTGCCTTCGTTAAAGACCTCATTCATAATAAAAACGTAAAATTAAACGCGTCCGTAATCGTGAACGCATCCGGTCCTTGGAGCCAGGATTTTCTGAACGGAACTAAAAAAATAAAAGTCCCTATTCCTAAAACAAGATCCGAAGGGATCTATCTAATCACTAAAAAATACTTTGATACAATGGTGCTCCATGTAGGTAAAAAAGGCCATTTCAGTTTCGCTCCTTGGAGAGGGAAAAATATGATAGGCCCGACCGAAAAAGCCTATTATGGTCCTGTGGAAGATTGGAAACTTTCTTCTGAAAGTATTTTAGAATTTTTGGAATATATCAATTCTTCCGGTCTACTTTCTGAAAAATTGAAAGTCCAAGATGTGGAGTTTGCTTACGGTGGACTTAGGCCTCTAGCGGAAACAGGGGGAGAAGATAAGGAAACGTACTCTGCCTCCAGAAAATCCGAATTACAAGATCATTCTAAGGACAGGATAGAGGGACTGATCAGTGCAGGCGGTGGAAAATATACTACCAGCAGACATTTTGCGGAGAAAATATTCAAACTCATCCGAAAGAAATCCTCTAAAAAAGTAGGGCCGAACGTTTCTAAGAAGAAATTCCTAAAAGGTTGCGAGATTCCAGATATACAATCTTATTTAGAAAAAGCTAAAACTTCTCATCCTGATTTTCCTAAAAATACAATAGAGTATCTGGTCCGTCATTATGGAACGGAATACGAGTCCATTCTGGAGTTAGCGGATTCTTCCGGACAATTATCGGAAGTATTGGACGAAGACGGAGAATTGGCAGCCCAGGTTCTGTATGCGATCCGTTTCGAAATGGCGATGAACTTGCAGGATATTTTTTTGAGAAGGACCGGACTTGGTACTGTTGGACTTCCAACCGACGAGGTGATTTCTAAAGTAGTAGAGATCGCAGGTAAAGAGTGGAGATGGACTAATGAAAAAAAATCGGAAGAGATCCAAAAACTAAAAAGAAGACTGAAAGTCCCTGTTTCATTTTAAGCTCGGATCTCCTCCGATCTAAGCGGGCTATTTTCTAGATTCGTAATTTTCTAATACGATTGCGATACCTTGTCCTCCTCCTATACAAAGAGAGGCCACTCCGTATCTTAGATTTCTACGTTTGAGTTCATAAGCAAGCGCCAATGTCACTCTGGTCCCGCTTGCTCCGAGTGGATGGCCGATCGCGATTGCTCCTCCGTTTACGTTTGTTCTTTCCGGATCTAATCCCAATTCTCCGATCACTGCCAAGGTTTGGGAAGCATATGCCTCGTTGATCTCGAATAGATCTATATCTTTCAAATTCAGTCCCGCATTTTGGAGAGCCTTCGGGATGGCAAACACAGGACCAAGGCCCATCATTTTAGGATCGCAACCGACATTCGAATAACCTAATATAGACGCTAAAGGTTTGGTCCCATTCGTTTTTGCCCAATCTTCCGAGGCAAGTAGAATCGAGGCGGCTCCATCGTTGATCCCGGAAGCATTTCCCGCAGTGACAGTTCCATCTTTCAAAAATGCTGTGGGTAGATTTTTCAATTGGACCACACATTCTTCTCCTCGGATCTGTTCGTCTTTTTCGAGTAATACGGATTTTTTGCCTCCGGTTTGGACGGATATCATTTCGGAGGAGAAGGTTCCGCTCTTTGTGGCCTTCTCCGCTCGAACTTGTGAAATTCCAGCCCATTCGTCTTGTTCCGATCTGGAAATTTTAAAATGTTGGGAGATATTCTCGGCAGTCATCCCCATGGTCAGGTCCACAAAACAATCCGTGAGACTTTGGGCTAATCTATCTTCTGCGATGGCATCCCCGTACTTGTTTCCCCATCTGGCTCCTTTTAATACGAATGGAGCGTTACTCATGGATTCTGTCCCTCCGGCGAGGATAAGGCTGTTTTCTTTGGAGAGAATTTTACGCGCGCCTATCAGGATACTTTCTAATCCGGAACCGCAAAGTCGATTTACGGTGAGTGCGCTGGATTGTTCTGAAAGTCCCGATCTGAGAGAGATATGTCTGGAAAGATATGCGGAGTCCTTATTATCCTGTATTACATTTCCATAAATAGATTCCTCTATTTTAGTAGGGTCCACTCCTGTTTTACGTACGGTCTCTTTGGCTGTGATCACCGCCAAGTCGGAGGAACTATATTCTTTTAATCCTCCGCCGAACTTTCCAAAAGGGGTCCTTGCCCCGTCTACTATGACTACCATTTTGTCTCCTTATATATTGTATATACACTATTATGCCGATAAAATATTCAAATTCGTTCTACATTCTTAGACTTGGTTATAGGTTTCCAATACCGGGATTTTTCTGACTTCAGAGAGTATCCTTAAGGTTTCTTGGAATTTAGGTTTTCCTAATGATTTAGTTATCTCTGTTTGCGCTTCCTGCCAAAGTAGAATTGCTTCCGATAATTTGGATTCTCCCTTTTTAGTGAGGGAAAGATTTCGGATATTCCCGGCCTCTTTTTTTTCGATCTTGATCAGACCATCCCGTTTTAAGATCTCTAAACTTCTTTGCAGGGTGGTCCTGTCTATGTCGGTGAGCCTGGAAAGATCCGTGATACTACATTCTTCTTCGTGTCCTATTCCTACTAATATGCTGAATTGTGTGATCCTTAGCCCGGAAGGTTTGAGTATGGAATCATAATAGGAAGTAATTAATCTTGCAGTCCTTCTTAAACTTACGTTCAAGCAGGATAGTCCTATTTTTTTGAGTTCGGAAGTGGAAGGTCTGTTTTTCATGTCTTCTGTCCAAATGGTGTGTATGCACTATTGTCGGGTCAAGCCGAAAAATGACCCTAAGCCGAGAGGTTATTGCCTCAAAGCCGGGAATTCATGGGGTAGTTTGGATCGATTCTCTTTTAGTATCCGATAAGAAGAATCTTTTTCCTCCAGAATACACTCGTCCAAAAGGGATCTAAACGCCCTGCTTACCGATTCGGGGGTGGTGCCGATCAACGAGGCCAATTGATTTTTAGTGATGGGAAGTGTGATAAATTTCTGAGAGGCCCCGCATTCTTTTAAAAAATTTAAGATCCTGTCTTTTACGGAGAGGTGAAGATTCTCTACCAATTTTTTTCTGAAATAATTCAGATGCTGGATGGTAACCGCTGAAAATAAATAAAGCGCTTTATTATTTTCGAATAAGAAGGAGGTGAATTCTCTTTTAGGATAATAGATCAATTCTCCATCCTTTAAGGCCTCGCAGAATGCGGGATAAAAACATGGCTCTTGCGGTTGAAAGATCGGATGAGAAGCGATCAATTCTCCCGGATAAAATACTTTTAAGATGGCTTCTTTTCCGTCCTGGGACAAGGAATACACTTTAAAGATACCTGATACGATCTCAAAAAATCCGTCGTAAGGATCTCTTTCTCCGAAAACCACTTCGCCTTTTAGGATCTTTTTTCTGATGCCGATAGATGAAAGTTCATATGTGAATTCTCTTTGAATTTCGGCCCAATGATCACCTGTTTGAACGCTTAACATTTTAGCCATAACGATTGTTTTATGTAAGTTTTCGTAAATAATTCAAGCCAAAAGATCTAAAAATTTTTCTAAACTCGCTTGATCTATATCAAGGAAATTTTTTGAACCATCACCCAGAATACTCCCGATTTCTAAATCACTGTTTCCCGCGAGCTCGCGGTTTTTTTGAGATAAGGATTAAGGCATGCTTACAAAATTTCAGGCGAAATTATTTTTCCTGGTCGGGACTTTTTTATTCTCCGCGGTTTTTCTGTTACTAACTTACGATTCCTTAAAGTACGTTTATTCTGCTCCTTCTTCTAAAACTTTAAGCGAAGAAGTGATCCGAGGCAAAGAGCTTTGGGAAAAGAATAATTGTATGGGATGTCATACGATCTTGGGAGAAGGAGCGTATTACGCGCCTGAATTGACAAAGGTGTATGAGAGAAGAGGGCCAGAATGGATCCGCGTTTTCCTGAAAGATCCTCAGGCGATGTATCCTGGAGAAAGAAAAATGGTGAAGTACGATTTTTCGGACTCTCAGATCTCGGATATTATCGCGTTTTTGAAATGGAACGGGGAGTTGGATCTAAAAGGTTTTCCTCCTAAACCGGAATATAGATCTTCTACCCAGATCATAAACGCCGATTCCGCCACAGTCGCCCAACCGGAAAAGTTCAAACAGATCTGCACTGCATGCCATTCCGTTGCAGGTTCAGGAGGGAATGTGGGGCCTGCTTTGGACTCTGTCGGAAAAAAATACGATATCGCTTATCTTCAAAATTGGCTAAAAGACCCGCAAAAGATCAAACCGGGAACCGCAATGCCTAAACTTCCGCTAAGCGATAGCGAGATCAAGGATCTGTCCTCATATCTCTCCCAGTTGAAATAAACAAATAGGATTAGAATATAACGGTTTCTTTATGAAGTATAAGTCTCAAAAAATTGCGTATTGGTTCTTTGCTACCTGTATGCTCTTATTGTCCTTGCAAATAGTTTATGGATTCGTGATGGGATTCGCGAGAATGGGCTTCGATGTTCTGCATGATTGGATACCGTTCAATGCCGCCAGGGCTACACATACGAATCTATTGGTAGTTTGGTTACTGACAGGTTTTATGGGTGCAGCGCATTATATTATTCCTGACGAATCCGACAGAGAGATCTATTCCGTAAAACTTGCTTATATCCAGCTCATCTCACTCATCATCGTGGGAGTAGTGTCCATCATCGGATTCCATTTGAATTTCTGGGAAGGAAGAAAGTTTTTAGAGATCCCTCGTCCTTTGGATTATCTTGTGGTAGTTAACGTTCTATTATTCCTTTTTAATATAGGAATGACTGTTTGGAAAGGGAAACGATATACTACAACTTCTCTCGTATTGTATTTTGGTCTTTTTTCCGCGGCGCTTTTGTATCTTCCCGGAATGATCCAATTCAATAGCCAAACTCTAGACTCCTATTTCCGTTGGTGGGTAGTCCATCTTTGGGTAGAAGGGGTTTGGGAATTGATCATGGGAGGTATCCTTTCTTTCCTTCTGATCAAACTTACGGGGGTGGACAGAGAAGTTATAGAAAAATGGTTGTATGTGATTGTGGGTTTGACTTTCCTTTCCGGGATCTTGGGAACAGGACACCATTATTATTATATTGGAGTTCCTGAATATTGGAAATGGGTAGGCGGATTTTTCTCTATGTTGGAACCTCTTGCATTTCTTGCTATGGCAATGTTTGCAATCTCCATGTATAGAAAAAGCGGAAGGAACCATCCGAATACGATCGCTCTTTTCTGGACCATCGGAAGTGCAGTCATGTCTTTCGTGGGAGCGGGCTTTTTAGGATTTGCTCATACTCTTCCTCAGGTAAACTTATACACTCATGGAACGTTGATCACCGCTATGCACGGCCACCTCGCATTCTGGGGGGCTTATGCGATGATCGTGTTTGCGATCTTAACATATGCAATGCCTTTACTTACGGGCAGAAAACTTTGGAATAATCCTACAGGGCTTTTCGCGTTCTGGGCTTCTAATATAGGAATGCTTGGAATGACCGGGGCATTTGCGGTTGCGGGTATCGCGCAGGTTTATTTGGAAAGAAAACTAGGGCTAGACTTTTTGACCGTACAAAAAGAGATCCAAGTCCACTTCTTAGGTTTGGTACTTGCAGCGCTTGTATTTACCTCGGGGATTATTGCTTTTATCATAAACTTCGTACGTTTTGGAACTCCTACAGACGAGGCCTTGGGTGCGGAGCAGGCTTCCGGAGAGATTTCTCTTGCTCGTAGATCCTAAAACAGATCATAAAAATGGAATGTATCCGAAAGAAGGCGAACTTCCTTATTATAGGCCGATCGGTCGGGAAATAGAAATATTCGAGCACGCTTATAAGAATAAACTTCCGATTCTGCTAAAGGGTCCTACAGGTTGCGGTAAGACCCGT is from Leptospira sp. WS58.C1 and encodes:
- the amt gene encoding ammonium transporter, whose protein sequence is MPKTSFDILWIILSSGLVFFMQAGFLCLESGLTRTKNSINVAIKNITDFGIATLVFYSIGFGLMFGTTYFGWIGKDTFFPDFSNTSPETSVFFLFQLMFCGTAATIVSGAVAERMKFGAYIIVTTIISSLIYPIFGHWVWGRDLQNWNQFTGWLSQLGFMDFAGSTAVHSVGGWVGLSAMMLIGNRTGKYGKDGSVRKITGHNLPLAMLGTLILWFGWIGFNGGSTLAFSSEVPKIIVNTMFAASGGMASGLIYGWLRLKYAEATLPLNGTLAGLVAITAPCNAVNSMESLFIGLVAGILMFEAGAILDKLKLDDAVGAVPVHLVSGIWGTLAVGFFGDLSVLGTGLDRTTQILVQLLGVISCAILSFGVSYPLLFMIHRFYSLRVSPQNEYQGLNYTEHRATTELIDLFMEMEYQKQTGDLSQDLSIEPFTEVGQIAERYNLVLDKIRTNIKEKETLAVELEHNLSLLQSDLSTARKIQSGIISQEDKLTGELEITVRYLPLTEVGGDFFDIMELRPGLTRVFLADATGHGVQAALLTMAIKAIYESLKRGIYSVTEILYHLNNEFLHTFKNLNQFFTCIVVDIDTNLNLIRYSSAGHVPQYLIQGQEVHSLEKTGRIMGVIPNTRYTSNEMEFAQDSKLILFTDGLFEQWNSHKEEFGEGRVEEIVGNLKGIPMGQGIDQILNKLDEFLAGAPKQDDISVLGISRKTKK
- a CDS encoding glycerol-3-phosphate dehydrogenase/oxidase; the protein is MKPQKLERFIEKLGEEARFDVLIIGGGITGSALAYEVASRGLSVALVEKEDFGGATSSATGKLIHGGLRYLKRFDLSLVREALKERRILSNIAPNLVYPYPMILPDPGLLERVGLFVYDLLSFDRNWTWDRSKKIPAHKILSKKEIRSRGLAMDSAIYFYDCIMPSPERLTLAFLKSAVQEGASVSNYTKAEELIFEGNRVIGAFVKDLIHNKNVKLNASVIVNASGPWSQDFLNGTKKIKVPIPKTRSEGIYLITKKYFDTMVLHVGKKGHFSFAPWRGKNMIGPTEKAYYGPVEDWKLSSESILEFLEYINSSGLLSEKLKVQDVEFAYGGLRPLAETGGEDKETYSASRKSELQDHSKDRIEGLISAGGGKYTTSRHFAEKIFKLIRKKSSKKVGPNVSKKKFLKGCEIPDIQSYLEKAKTSHPDFPKNTIEYLVRHYGTEYESILELADSSGQLSEVLDEDGELAAQVLYAIRFEMAMNLQDIFLRRTGLGTVGLPTDEVISKVVEIAGKEWRWTNEKKSEEIQKLKRRLKVPVSF
- a CDS encoding DUF302 domain-containing protein; protein product: MKYIVESAKSVEQASLDLQKNVAEAKYGVLHVHDLKETMKKKGVEFPEECRIFEVCNPLRASKVLSEDMEMNFALPCRISVYTDHGKTKIGMIRPEPLLRTLSDSKVLAQEAREVESDLIRIIQSSK
- a CDS encoding DUF3147 family protein gives rise to the protein MFYLIVKYAVTSALVVLISEIARRNDRLGALVASLPLVTILTLLWLQFEKTDPEKISNHAYYTFWFVIPTLPMFLVFPKLYSTFGFWSALGSCMLLTFVLFISFNYILEKYGIKLI
- a CDS encoding glycogen/starch/alpha-glucan phosphorylase; this translates as METTERRKILDLFERDVKMGVDSLGSTIVKKLEYELGKYKNNTYKEDIYRALAMSLRDILISRWNEIQEQYRSKKVRKVYYLSIEYLLGTLLRTNLASLQMKNTAEKALQSLGYELSEVAENEPDAALGNGGLGRLAACFLDSLATLNFPAQAAGIRYEYGIFRQEIRNGFQREYPENWLNQDNPWEIARMDLVYPVQFYGQIKTDIDHKGCSFCIWDPKEVVLAEAYDVFIPGFKTNSVINLRLWKAKSSREFNLDYFNHGDYLRAIEDKQKSENISKVLYPNDSIEQGRELRLKQEYFLVSATLQDALAQFISEEGIKWENLPRRLIFHLNDTHPTLAIPEFMRLLIDGYSMPWDQAWDYTTQCFAYTNHTIMPEALESWTVDLMENVLPRHLQLIYEINFNFLQELRRKNVSEDIVRKVSIIEEGNPKRIRMSHLAVVASKSVNGVAKLHTEILKTNIFPEFYSLFPEKFHNITNGVAHRRWLLTANPKLSDLITDNIGDGWQKDLSNISELEKYSGDKEFRQEWAKIKKENKEFLSNFTLNTLGLRIDPNSIFDVQIKRIHEYKRQLLNVLRIVYDYQRIKENPSGLYAPRTVFFSGKAAPGYRKAKLIVKLIHSVGNVVNSDPQVNRLLKVVFLPNFNVGLAEKIIPAADLSEQISCPGTEASGTGNMKFMLNGALTVCTLDGANLEILETVKDENIYVFGHTVDELKELKNSGYDPLMIYNTDPAIMNVLNAVRKGFFLKEAKDLFKDLVDELLLRGDAYYLLADFHSYINVQDRISKDYLHSEDWTRRTIINAARAGNFSSDRTVLEYVQKIWKLKKYIPSD
- a CDS encoding phosphotransferase family protein, yielding MPTKKTNRPNPGNSLAIGRSAEILEYGPSKILKLFFKDTPSSEIDTEYSNSVIAFSTGATSMKCHEKVKIGDRKGLVFDRLEGISLTKLPDKKPLTFFSLSKTLADLHLDLHNKKTKKMKDIRSEAIKTLSREPISFLSKEEKKVAKQLLGSLPEGSSILHLDFHPENVVVTKDSFVIIDWMTALRGDPAADVASTVFLFQDAELWPGTPFLKILFYTVVRKFILKGYLKRYLSVSGMDWKDIERWRLPILIFRLGLWNIESERPALQKEIREILTSSKAGK